The Candidatus Aramenus sp. CH1 DNA segment GCCCATTTGGTGGAGAGTGGAAGAATTGCCCTTCGACAGGATGTGGCAGGACGACAGATTTTGGCTCAGGAAGGTGCTCTCAGCGAAGGTAGTCGACTGCGTCTTCCTCTTTACAGACGACTGGAGCGACATGGTGGAGGGGTACTGCTAGGAGAACTTGCAGGCTTTAGGCCTCTTAAAAACTGCGTTAACGAGAAGGGAGATGCAAACTTCTTCTTCCTTGTTACAGAGGAAAAGCTTCACGCCTTTAGCTTCTGCCTTTTTCACTGTTTCCTCGTCTAAGGAGGACACTACTAAGACGTCCTCCCTTTTCCCCTCAACCTCATTTGTCGTCCCGTCCTCCCTTACCTCGAACTCCTTTCCTCCGTCAAACCTCACTATCAAGGCTTTACCTAAAGATAATTGCGTACACCGCAAATATAGCTATTGAGGCACCGATCAGGAGCGCGCCAGTTGTCCTTATTAAGCCCCTGTCCATCTTCATTACGTCAAAGAACGACAACGCTACGTAAGAAATTCCATAGAAGAGATAAATAATACCAATAAGGACCATTACTACCTCAGTAAATAATTGTATATCCATAAGTTATTAAATGATTATTAACTTAAAAAATTTTTATTGATCTTTCTTTAGGTAACTCTCCAAGAAAGTAATTGAGATGTCATACCGATAGGACGTGTTGAAGTGGCCGTCTTCGTACTCCTCGTACACGTGGTCCACGTTATGTTCCCTGAGCTTCCTGTGCAGTATTCTGAAGCCGTACTGTATGTTAAACTCGTCCTTTGTACCTACGTCCAAGTACACGAACTTCCTCCTTAGCTCCTCGTAGTGTGAGTCCACAAGTCTCACTGGGTCCTTCTCTAGCCACTTCCTCCACACGTTCTCCAGTATTTCTCCAGTCTCTAGGTCGAACGGTAGCTCTATGTCGCCAGAGGGCGTAGGGGAGTAAAAGGCCGACATGCCCACCACGTTTAACACGTTGAGGTCTTCCCTCCTCTTTCTGTTGGCCTTTGCCCAGAAGTAGTCAAGCCACTCCTTTGGCCCCTTGAACTTCCTTAGGTGGGGGATTACCTTAGGGAAGAAAGGTAGGTAAACGTACTCAAAGTAGGCGTCGCCTGAATGAGAGGCAATGGCCTTGATAGTATCGCTCTTCATTCCCAAGACGAGGGCTCCGTAGCCCCCAGAGGACTTCCCAATGACACCTACCCTGTCTGTGCCGTAGCGCTCTGCAAAGTAGGGGATCAGTTCCTTAAGGATGAAGTCCTCGTAGTTTCCCACAGCCGGGGAGTTGATGTACTGATTCCCCCCTACCCTCGTGAAGGTGTCTGGCAGTACTATAACGCTACCTTGTATCTTGCCCTCAGCCTTCAGTCTCTTGGCCTTGGTCAGCATGTCCTCGGATAGTGGGTCGTAATTTAGTTGTGAGAGAGCTGAGGAAAGGTAGCCGCTCAAGTAGATCAAGAGGGGCCTCCCTTGGGGATTCTCTGGCTCTATTACCTCAACCCGTCTAACGTA contains these protein-coding regions:
- a CDS encoding alpha/beta hydrolase-fold protein; protein product: MRTDLEVRTFYLESSALKDNPLGDPYVRRVEVIEPENPQGRPLLIYLSGYLSSALSQLNYDPLSEDMLTKAKRLKAEGKIQGSVIVLPDTFTRVGGNQYINSPAVGNYEDFILKELIPYFAERYGTDRVGVIGKSSGGYGALVLGMKSDTIKAIASHSGDAYFEYVYLPFFPKVIPHLRKFKGPKEWLDYFWAKANRKRREDLNVLNVVGMSAFYSPTPSGDIELPFDLETGEILENVWRKWLEKDPVRLVDSHYEELRRKFVYLDVGTKDEFNIQYGFRILHRKLREHNVDHVYEEYEDGHFNTSYRYDISITFLESYLKKDQ